A part of Candidatus Methylomirabilota bacterium genomic DNA contains:
- a CDS encoding cobalamin-independent methionine synthase II family protein, with protein MRTSSRCIITSHAGSLPRPDDLIELNRARQAGESQDEGGYQARLGAAVQEVVRRQHDVGIDVPGDGEYGKAMGQRVNYGAWWSYSFQRLGGLTLGTELYRLPPQRSEPGRVRLTSFSDRRDRQLFGAAYADPHAGVSTTPGGGPGMRIPVCTSPLTYTGQAAIRADIEHFKSALQAAGVEEGFMTSIAPGSASRIGNEHYKTEEEFIYACADAMREEYKAIVDAGLVLQLDDPAIAENWDMVNPVPPVNAYRKFSMIRVEALNHALRGLPRERIRFHLCWGSWHGPHVTDIPMRDIVKVMLAVNGQAYSFEAGNVRHEHEWRIWKDVKLPDGKILIPGVVSHATNVVEHPELVADRIERFAKLVGREKVIAGTDCGLGGRVHPLIAWAKLESLVKGAALATKRLWSRGRVKAGRRRARTRRPRRT; from the coding sequence ATGAGGACCAGCAGCCGGTGCATCATCACGAGCCATGCGGGAAGCCTCCCGCGCCCGGACGATCTGATCGAGCTCAATCGCGCGCGGCAGGCGGGGGAGTCGCAGGACGAGGGCGGCTACCAGGCGCGACTCGGCGCCGCCGTCCAGGAGGTCGTCCGGCGCCAGCACGACGTCGGCATCGACGTGCCGGGCGATGGCGAGTACGGCAAGGCCATGGGCCAGCGCGTGAACTATGGCGCCTGGTGGAGCTACTCCTTCCAGCGTCTGGGCGGTCTCACCCTCGGGACGGAGCTGTACCGCCTGCCGCCTCAGCGCTCAGAGCCAGGTCGGGTCAGGCTCACGAGCTTCTCGGATCGTCGGGATCGGCAGCTCTTCGGCGCCGCCTACGCCGATCCCCATGCGGGGGTCTCGACGACGCCGGGCGGCGGCCCGGGCATGCGCATTCCCGTCTGCACCAGTCCCCTCACCTACACGGGCCAGGCGGCCATCAGGGCCGACATCGAGCACTTCAAGAGCGCGCTGCAGGCGGCCGGCGTCGAGGAGGGCTTCATGACCTCGATCGCCCCGGGCAGCGCCTCCCGGATCGGCAACGAGCACTACAAGACCGAGGAGGAATTCATCTACGCCTGCGCCGACGCCATGCGCGAGGAATACAAGGCCATCGTCGACGCGGGGCTCGTCCTCCAGCTGGATGATCCCGCCATCGCGGAGAACTGGGACATGGTCAACCCGGTGCCCCCGGTCAACGCGTACCGGAAGTTCTCCATGATCCGGGTCGAGGCGCTCAACCATGCCTTGCGGGGATTGCCGCGGGAGCGGATCCGCTTTCACCTGTGCTGGGGCAGCTGGCATGGGCCGCACGTCACGGATATCCCGATGCGTGACATCGTCAAGGTGATGCTGGCCGTCAACGGCCAGGCCTATTCGTTCGAGGCCGGCAACGTCCGCCACGAGCACGAATGGCGAATCTGGAAGGACGTGAAGCTGCCGGATGGGAAGATCCTGATCCCTGGGGTGGTGAGCCACGCCACCAATGTGGTGGAGCATCCCGAGCTGGTGGCCGATCGCATCGAGCGCTTCGCCAAGCTGGTGGGGCGGGAGAAGGTCATCGCGGGTACCGACTGCGGCCTCGGGGGGCGCGTCCATCCCCTGATCGCCTGGGCCAAGCTCGAGTCGCTCGTGAAGGGCGCCGCGCTTGCCACG
- a CDS encoding alcohol dehydrogenase catalytic domain-containing protein: protein MRALVLEEFGGPFIAKDVPTPAIAPHEALVRVRHVGVCGTDVKIRANKMGLGVIPLIMGHEIAGEVAEVGPEVRGFAPGDRVIVNFYLTCGRCPFCRAGRDTLCTEVRQHGFST, encoded by the coding sequence ATGCGAGCTCTGGTGCTTGAAGAATTCGGGGGGCCGTTCATCGCCAAGGATGTCCCCACCCCCGCGATCGCGCCCCACGAGGCCCTGGTTCGCGTGCGACATGTGGGCGTCTGTGGCACCGACGTGAAGATTCGAGCCAACAAAATGGGGCTCGGCGTCATCCCGCTCATCATGGGCCACGAGATCGCGGGGGAAGTGGCGGAGGTGGGCCCCGAGGTGCGCGGCTTCGCCCCCGGCGACCGGGTCATCGTCAACTTCTACCTCACCTGCGGTCGCTGCCCGTTCTGTCGAGCGGGCCGCGACACCCTGTGCACCGAGGTCCGCCAGCACGGCTTCAGCACGGA
- a CDS encoding SDR family NAD(P)-dependent oxidoreductase, protein MGMLDGKTVLVTGASRGIGAEIARLFAAEGGQVVCVARTLREGDHPLDGSLDTTVAAIRAAGGTAHPVAANIAEPAECERLVRAAREVYGPVDVLVNNAALTYYVQIKDYPVNKWMRSWAVNFHAPFLLSQLTLADMIPRRSGAIVNISSGSAIGPGRGPYADSAAGARGGTCYGAEKAALERFTQGLASEVYQYGISVTSVAPSQVVPTPGTVYHRLVKDMHDPRGEPPLLMARAALLLATEPLDKVTGRVTYSQALLREFGWITEARGRGVETRGSGYSEI, encoded by the coding sequence ATGGGGATGCTGGACGGGAAGACAGTCTTGGTCACCGGCGCGAGCCGTGGCATCGGCGCGGAGATCGCGCGGCTGTTCGCCGCGGAAGGCGGGCAAGTGGTCTGCGTCGCGCGCACGCTGCGCGAGGGCGACCATCCGCTGGATGGCTCACTCGACACCACGGTGGCGGCTATCCGCGCGGCCGGCGGCACCGCTCATCCCGTCGCCGCCAATATCGCGGAGCCGGCCGAGTGCGAGCGGCTCGTGCGGGCGGCGCGCGAGGTCTACGGCCCCGTGGACGTGCTCGTCAACAACGCCGCCCTGACCTACTACGTTCAGATCAAGGACTACCCGGTCAACAAGTGGATGCGCTCATGGGCCGTCAACTTTCACGCGCCCTTCCTCCTGAGTCAGCTCACCCTCGCCGACATGATTCCGCGTCGAAGCGGGGCCATCGTCAATATCTCCTCGGGCTCCGCCATCGGCCCCGGCCGCGGGCCCTACGCCGATTCCGCCGCGGGCGCCCGGGGCGGCACGTGCTATGGCGCCGAGAAGGCGGCCCTCGAGCGCTTCACCCAGGGGCTGGCCTCCGAGGTCTATCAATACGGAATCTCGGTGACGAGCGTGGCCCCGTCCCAGGTCGTCCCCACGCCGGGCACCGTCTATCACCGGCTCGTCAAGGACATGCACGATCCGCGCGGAGAGCCGCCCCTCCTCATGGCCCGCGCGGCGCTCCTCCTGGCCACCGAGCCGCTCGACAAGGTCACGGGCCGGGTCACGTATAGCCAGGCGCTTCTTCGCGAGTTCGGCTGGATCACGGAAGCGCGGGGCCGCGGAGTCGAGACCAGAGGCAGCGGTTATTCCGAGATCTAG